The following are encoded in a window of Poecile atricapillus isolate bPoeAtr1 chromosome 3, bPoeAtr1.hap1, whole genome shotgun sequence genomic DNA:
- the CCN2 gene encoding CCN family member 2, whose translation MVPNTLAPLAVALLLALLSPEAQGQECSGQCQCGAGPGPTCPAGVSLVLDGCGCCRVCAKQLGELCTERDPCDHHKGLFCDFGSPANRRIGVCTARDGAPCVFSGMVYRSGESFQSSCKYQCTCLDGAVGCVPLCGMDVRLPSADCPYPRRVKLPGKCCEEWVCDEAKEQTAVGPALAAYRLEDTYGPDPTMMRANCLVQTTEWSACSKTCGMGISTRVTNDNAFCRLEKQSRLCMVRPCEADLEENIKKGKKCIRTPKISKPIKFELSGCTSVKTYRAKFCGVCTDGRCCTPHRTATLPVEFKCPDGEIMKRKMMFIKTCACHYNCPGDNDIFESLYYRKMYGDMA comes from the exons ATGGTCCCCAACACCTTGGCCCCGTTGGCCGTGGCCCTGCTGCTCGCTCTCCTCAGCCCG GAGGCTCAGGGCCAGGAGTGCAGCGGGCAGTGCCAgtgcggagcggggccgggccccaCCTGTCCCGCCGGCGTCTCCCTGGTGCTCGACGGCTGCGGCTGCTGCCGCGTGTGCGCCAAGCAGCTGGGCGAGCTCTGCACCGAGCGCGACCCCTGCGACCACCACAAGGGGCTCTTCTGCGATTTCGGCTCCCCCGCCAACCGCAGAATCGGCGTCTGCACCG CTCGGGACGGCGCCCCGTGCGTGTTCAGCGGCATGGTGTACCGGAGCGGAGAGTccttccagagcagctgcaagTACCAATGCACCTGCCTGGACGGCGCGGTGGGCTGCGTGCCCCTGTGCGGCATGGACGTCCGCCTGCCCAGCGCCGACTGCCCCTACCCGCGCCGGGTGAAGCTCCCTGGAAAGTGCTGCGAGGAGTGGGTCTGCGATGAAGCCAAAGAGCAGACTGCCGTGGGACCTGCGCTTGCCG CTTACAGACTGGAAGACACTTACGGTCCAGACCCAACAATGATGCGTGCCAACTGCCTGGTGCAGACCACGGAATGGAGTGCTTGCTCCAAGACCTGTGGCATGGGTATCTCTACCAGGGTCACCAATGATAATGCCTTCTGCAGACTGGAGAAGCAGAGTAGACTCTGCATGGTCAGACCTTGTGAAGCAGACCTGGAGGAGAACATCAAG AAAGGCAAAAAGTGCATTCgcacccccaaaatctccaagCCCATCAAGTTTGAGCTGTCTGGCTGCACCAGCGTGAAGACCTACAGAGCTAAGTTCTGTGGTGTTTGCACTGATGGGCGCTGCTGCACACCCCACAGAACAGCCACCCTCCCTGTGGAGTTCAAGTGCCCTGATGGGGAGatcatgaaaaggaaaatgatgtTCATCAAGACCTGCGCGTGCCACTACAACTGCCCTGGAGACAATGACATCTTCGAGTCTCTGTACTACAGAAAGATGTATGGAGACATGGCATAA